The following coding sequences are from one Lycium ferocissimum isolate CSIRO_LF1 chromosome 3, AGI_CSIRO_Lferr_CH_V1, whole genome shotgun sequence window:
- the LOC132050068 gene encoding sulfate transporter 1.3-like, whose protein sequence is MSRRVTDNPEEMDTDISRVASSRRHSENLPYVHKVGVPPKPNLLKEITETVKETFFHDDPLRHFKDQSKTKKLVLGIQAVFPILDWGRSYNLSKFKGDLIAGLTIASLCIPQDIGYARLANLDPQYGLYSSFVPPLVYAFMGSSRDIAIGPVAVVSLLLGSMLQQEVDPVKQKLEYQRLAFTATFFAGITQFILGFFRLGFLIDFLSHAAIVGFMAGAAITISLQQLKGLLGIKKFTKETDIVSVMKSVFAAAHHGWNWQTIVIGVSFLAFLLAAKFIGKKNKKYFWVPAIAPLISVVLSTLFVFLFHAEKHGVQIVKHIDRGINPPSVKEIYFSGEYLAKGFRIGAIAGLIALTEAAAIGRTFAALKDYQIDGNKEMVALGTMNIVGSMTSCYVATGSFSRSAVNYMAGCQTAVSNIVMSCVVLLTLELITPLFKYTPNAILASIIISAVIGLIDIDAMTLLYKIDKFDFVACMGAFLGVVFDSVEIGLLIAVAISFAKILLQVTRPRIAVLGKVPRTTVYRNIQQYPEATKVPGILIVRVDSAIYFSNSNYMRDRILRWLTDEEEQIKETNQQKIQYLIVEMSPVTDIDTSGIHALEDLVKSLQKRNVELVLANPGQMVLDKLHASGFPDMIGEDKIFLTVADAVMTCAPKLEP, encoded by the exons ATGAGTCGTCGTGTTACTGACAATCCTGAAGAAATGGATACGGACATATCAAGAGTGGCTTCTTCACGGAGGCACTCAGAGAACTTGCCATATGTTCACAAAGTTGGTGTTCCGCCAAAACCAAATTTACTTAAGGAGATTACTGAAACTGTGAAGGAAACATTTTTTCATGATGATCCATTGCGACATTTTAAGGACCAATCTAAGACAAAGAAATTGGTACTTGGGATTCAAGCTGTTTTTCCAATTCTTGATTGGGGAAGGTCTTATAATTTGTCCAAGTTTAAAGGTGATCTTATTGCTGGCCTTACTATAGCCAGTCTTTGTATCCCTCAG GATATTGGTTATGCAAGACTTGCAAATTTGGATCCTCAATATGGGCTAT ATAGTAGTTTTGTGCCACCTTTGGTTTATGCCTTCATGGGAAGTTCAAGAGATATTGCTATAGGGCCAGTGGCTGTGGTGTCTCTGTTGCTTGGAAGTATGCTTCAGCAAGAAGTTGATCCTGTTAAACAAAAACTGGAGTATCAGCGTCTTGCTTTCACTGCTACATTTTTTGCAGGCATTACTCAGTTCATTCTTGGATTTTTCAG GCTGGGTTTCTTGATTGACTTTCTATCTCATGCTGCCATTGTTGGCTTCATGGCTGGAGCAGCCATTACTATCAGCCTTCAACAACTGAAGGGTCTACTTGGCATAAAGAAATTCACAAAGGAAACCGACATTGTTTCTGTTATGAAATCAGTTTTTGCTGCAGCACATCATGGG TGGAACTGGCAGACTATTGTGATAGGCGTATCTTTCTTGGCTTTCCTTCTAGCTGCCAAGTTCATT ggaaagaagaacaagaaatacTTTTGGGTGCCTGCAATTGCTCCGTTGATTTCTGTTGTCCTCTCAACACTCTTTGTGTTTCTCTTCCATGCTGAAAAACATGGTGTCCAAATT GTAAAACACATCGATCGAGGGATCAATCCCCCCTCAGTGAAGGAGATTTATTTCAGTGGTGAATATTTAGCCAAGGGATTCAGAATTGGTGCAATTGCTGGTTTGATAGCATTAACG GAGGCTGCAGCAATTGGAAGAACATTTGCGGCATTGAAGGATTACCAAATTGATGGGAACAAAGAAATGGTAGCTTTAGGAACAATGAATATAGTTGGCTCAATGACATCCTGCTATGTGGCTACTG GATCCTTTTCTCGTTCAGCAGTCAACTATATGGCTGGATGCCAAACGGCAGTCTCAAATATTGTCATGTCTTGTGTTGTGTTGCTAACTCTAGAACTGATTACACCATTGTTCAAATACACACCGAATGCTATACTGGCTTCCATCATCATATCTGCCGTTATCGGGTTGATAGATATCGATGCAATGACTCTTCTGTATAAGATTGATAAGTTTGATTTCGTTGCTTGCATGGGAGCCTTCTTAGGGGTGGTTTTCGATTCTGTTGAGATAGGCCTCTTGATCGCG GTTGCTATATCATTTGCCAAAATCCTCCTCCAAGTTACAAGGCCTCGGATTGCTGTTCTTGGCAAGGTCCCGAGGACTACTGTATACAGAAATATACAACAATATCCGGAAGCAACAAAAGTCCCTGGCATTCTTATTGTGAGAGTTGATTCTGCTATCTATTTTTCCAACTCCAATTACATGAGGGACAG GATACTAAGATGGCTAACTGATGaagaagaacaaataaaagaaactaaTCAACAGAAGATCCAGTATTTAATAGTTGAAATGTCAC CTGTTACTGATATAGATACCAGTGgaattcatgccttagaagatTTGGTCAAGTCCCTTCAGAAAAGAAATGTTGAA CTTGTTCTGGCAAATCCGGGGCAAATGGTGCTCGACAAACTTCATGCATCTGGTTTTCCAGACATGATTGGAGAAGACAAGATTTTCCTAACCGTGGCAGATGCTGTCATGACATGTGCTCCAAAATTGGAGCCTTGA
- the LOC132050069 gene encoding uncharacterized protein LOC132050069: MASTALSQTLFSTLNYHRKQSLVVSRSHSLKTQFKKNKNEFITSCVSPDSDAVTKSETPIELRYPAFPTVMDINQIREILPHRFPFLLVDRVIEYNPGVSAVAIKNVTINDNFFPGHFPERPIMPGVLMVEAMAQVGGIVMLQPEVGGSRENFFFAGVDKVRFRKPVVAGDTLVMRMTLIKLQKRFGIAKMEGKAYVGEDVVCEGEFLMAMGSG, from the exons ATGGCTTCTACTGCCTTGTCACAAACTCTATTCTCCACTCTCAATTATCACAGAAAACAATCACTTGTTGTTTCAAGATCACATTCCTTGAAAACccaattcaagaagaacaagaatgaGTTCATCACCAGCTGTGTCTCTCCTGATAGTGATGCAGTTACCAAATCTGAAACTCCAATTGAATTGA GATACCCAGCATTCCCTACTGTGATGGATATCAATCAGATTCGCGAGATATTGCCTCATCG TTTTCCGTTTCTACTAGTGGATAGAGTGATTGAGTACAATCCGGGAGTGTCAGCTGTGGCTATCAAGAATGTGACAATTAATGATAACTTCTTTCCTGGTCATTTCCCTGAGAGGCCTATCATGCCTGGTGTCCTCATGGTTGAG GCAATGGCACAAGTTGGCGGCATCGTTATGCTGCAACCTGAAGTCGGAGGTTCCCGGGAGAATTTCTTTTTCGCTGGAGTAGACAAAGTAAGGTTCAGGAAGCCAGTGGTGGCTGGAGATACTTTGGTAATGAGAATGACACTGATCAAGCTGCAAAAACGTTTCGGAATAGCAAAGATGGAAGGTAAGGCATATGTAGGAGAAGATGTGGTTTGTGAGGGTGAGTTCTTGATGGCTATGGGCAGTGGTTGA
- the LOC132048792 gene encoding uncharacterized protein LOC132048792, with the protein MSLWFLHEAPRENLRTTFHNGAVVSQFYKAAKAYNIDVFNDHFNQIRDLVPGAAEHLERAGFHRWSRAFCPGNRYDFMTTNAAESINSMFNVEREFPITALFDSINRRFTEKFHERRMEFIDSPTIFVPLMEKKISKFINLGNKLLAHQIANYKFSVIGHGSVATVDLQRRSCTCRVFDLDKIPCPHAMAALRVQYGEDFARRIYDYSSPYYRVENYIIAYCEEMNPVPSEESWEVPMEILEREIPPPHVDPSKPGRRRTKRRRGIGESLATRKNKCSICYATAATDYAIVAADYVIVATDYAIVATDYVIAATDHEIAATTRI; encoded by the exons ATGTCATTATGGTTTTTGCATGAGGCACCTAGGGAAAATCTGAGAACCACCTTTCACAATGGGGCGGTCGTATCTCAATTTTATAAAGCAGCAAAAGCGTACAATATTGATGTCTTCAATGaccatttcaatcaaatcagaGATTTGGTTCCTGGGGCCGCCGAACATCTTGAACGTGCTGGATTCCACAGATGGAGCAGGGCATTCTGCCCCGGAAATAG gtatgattttatgacgacaaaCGCTGCTGAGTCGATAAACTCAATGTTCAATGTTGAAAGAGAATTTCCCATTACTGCTCTATTTGATTCCATAAACAGGAGGTTTACTGAGAAATTTCATGAGAGGCGTATGGAGTTCATCGACTCACCAACCATCTTTGTTCccttaatggaaaaaaaaatatcaaaatttatcAACTTGGGTAATAAGTTATTGGCCCATCAAATTGCTAACTACAAGTTCAGCGTCATCGGCCACGGTTCAGTTGCAACAGTCGATCTGCAAAGAAGATCTTGTACTTGTAGAGTTTTTGACCTGGACAAAATACCTTGCCCACATGCTATGGCAGCGCTTCGAGTCCAATATGGTGAAGACTTTGCGAGGCGGATTTATGACTACTCATCTCCATATTATAGGGTGGAGAATTACATAATTGCATACTGTGAGGAAATGAATCCCGTGCCTTCTGAAGAATCTTGGGAAGTTCCTATggagattttagagagagaaataccTCCTCCACATGTTGATCCGAGCAAACCGGGAAGAAGACGGACAAAGAGGAGGCGTGGAATCGGGGAATCACTTGCAACGAGGAAAAACAAATGCTCCATAT gttaTGCAACTGCTGCAACAGATTATGCAATTGTTGCAGCAGATTatgtaattgttgcaacagattatgcaattgttgcaacagattatgtAATTGCTGCAACAGATCATGAAATTGCTGCAACAACTAGGATATAA
- the LOC132048793 gene encoding uncharacterized protein LOC132048793: protein YNSSSNTSLSGFEAVLLALYANEAKSRGGKPVVVSIPDLSQPSLYHSPRKTNPISGKSNPRLDKVQNRNLVGVLSPVLEHQIAVKSTKRACIVGVALDSYYKQISHMPSWSKLDFCRFASDWAGQDCVCVSEFDDESDGNSENSVEISNGDLVGGMENLGIEDGYDELRPKGVRIPLPWELLQPVIRILGHCLLGPLNAEDVKDAASLAVKRLYARASHELNPQAILATRSLIQLDRRGRDAVKVAAAASAVMSNATTPSKAKKPEILLVSK, encoded by the coding sequence TACAACTCTTCTAGTAATACTTCTCTTTCGGGTTTTGAAGCTGTTCTTCTTGCTCTTTACGCTAATGAAGCGAAATCACGTGGTGGTAAACCAGTAGTTGTCTCGATACCGGATCTTTCTCAGCCTTCTTTGTATCATAGTCCAAGAAAAACAAACCCCATTTCGGGGAAATCGAATCCTAGGTTGGATAAAGTCCAGAATCGTAATTTGGTCGGAGTTTTATCGCCCGTTCTTGAACATCAAATTGCTGTGAAATCAACTAAACGTGCTTGTATTGTTGGGGTTGCTTTAGATTCTTATTATAAACAGATTTCACATATGCCAAGTTGGTCAAAATTGGATTTCTGTAGGTTTGCTAGTGATTGGGCTGGTCAAGATTGTGTTTGCGTTTCGGAGTTTGATGATGAAAGTGATGGGAATTCAGAGAATTCTGTCGAGATTAGTAACGGGGATTTGGTGGGAGGGATGGAGAATTTGGGAATTGAAGATGGATATGATGAATTAAGGCCAAAAGGTGTAAGAATTCCACTACCATGGGAGTTATTGCAACCTGTGATAAGGATATTGGGGCATTGTTTGTTGGGTCCTTTGAATGCTGAGGATGTGAAGGATGCTGCTTCATTGGCGGTGAAACGGTTGTATGCAAGGGCTTCACATGAGTTGAATCCGCAGGCGATTTTGGCAACTCGGAGTTTGATTCAGCTTGATAGGAGAGGTCGTGACGCAGTTAAGGTAGCTGCTGCTGCAAGTGCTGTTATGTCAAATGCTACTACGCCGAGTAAAGCTAAAAAGCCGGAGATCCTTTTGGTTTCTAAATGA